One stretch of Rhipicephalus sanguineus isolate Rsan-2018 chromosome 10, BIME_Rsan_1.4, whole genome shotgun sequence DNA includes these proteins:
- the LOC119407307 gene encoding uncharacterized protein LOC119407307 has translation MPDTTYLLCGFASGLDWRPIGFKQRLQTTRVCRLCGVVPQSIAVLPCTHFLCDSCLNGCADEEGLHACPLDKTSFDAESDVSWITFNRKQVERLLVSCWNAKYGCDFTGPAGELLEHFEKHCSFHAIACSRCRDTVLRKDLLRHCEAGCNGVASLQPTTAGHVSAANAGAPTTTAYSRGRDLVADCSCHDMLSSIQGRVNDLAEALDKLGSKRVSEQTTCDSASTSRGVSGFEATASVQETTPGTTSLGALVSALNEMKLVVTEGFRKIERRARSENLPGCSSSSMQQSRPQAAVASRPSRSAPVYPPSALPLELPRSSGGPGYLTTSEGTEELFVFSVQYKPWLTAEKSQGLKVVWHPIYIGREETGVCIRCVVQRNASFVAVYAMCTMPARWKLPEVRPLRAEDLSSPNLREWIVEKAKEPSRDYLPVSAYAPDLRLRCMLDATSLAPKNIVEGEIQVDFLVKLERHFPVT, from the exons ATGCCGGATACCACATACCTGCTGTGTGGCTTCGCTAGCGGCCTCGACTGGCGACCCATCGGCTTCAAGCAGCGTCTGCAGACCACACGGGTGTGCCGTCTTTGCGGTGTCGTGCCTCAGAGCATAGCCGTGCTACCTTGCACTCACTTCCTTTGCGACTCGTGCCTGAATGGATGCGCCGATGAAGAAGGTCTCCACGCCTGTCCCCTTGACAAGACTTCGTTCGATGCCGAGTCGGACGTCTCGTGGATAACGTTCAATCGGAAGCAAGTGGAAAGACTCCTG GTAAGCTGCTGGAACGCCAAGTACGGCTGCGACTTCACGGGCCCAGCCGGAGAGCTGCTGGAACATTTCGAGAAGCACTGCTCCTTCCACGCCATCGCCTGCTCCCGGTGTCGGGACACAGTGCTGCGTAAAGACTTGCTGAGGCACTGCGAAGCCGGATGCAACGGTGTTGCATCGCTGCAGCCGACCACGGCAGGGCACGTCTCCGCCGCCAACGCGGGCGCACCGACAACGACGGCGTACTCCAGAGGGCGCGACTTGGTGGCCGACTGCTCGTGCCACGACATGCTGAGCTCCATCCAGGGTCGAGTCAATGACCTCGCCGAGGCTCTGGATAAGCTCGGCTCCAAACGAGTTTCCGAGCAAACGACTTGCGACAGTGCAAGCACAAGTCGTGGCGTAAGTGGGTTTGAGGCAACGGCCTCCGTGCAGGAGACGACGCCTGGAACCACGAGTCTCGGAGCTCTCGTGTCAGCGCTGAACGAAATGAAGCTTGTCGTCACTGAGGGATTCCGGAAAATTGAACGGAGAGCGAGGAGCGAGAACCTTCCGGGTTGCAGTTCGTCCTCGATGCAGCAGTCACGACCTCAGGCGGCTGTTGCTAGCCGCCCATCAAGGAGTGCACCAGTGTATCCACCATCCGCACTTCCCCTAGAACTGCCGCGCAGTTCTGGAGGACCCGGATACTTGACGACAAGCGAAGGAACTGAAGAACTGTTCGTGTTCAGCGTGCAGTACAAACCGTGGCTTACGGCGGAGAAGAGCCAGGGGCTCAAGGTCGTCTGGCATCCGATTTACATCGGCCGCGAGGAAACTGGCGTTTGCATAAGGTGCGTGGTGCAGCGGAACGCCAGCTTTGTCGCGGTGTACGCCATGTGCACGATGCCCGCCAGGTGGAAGCTGCCCGAGGTGCGTCCGCTGCGAGCCGAAGACTTGAGCTCGCCCAACTTGCGGGAGTGGATCGTGGAGAAGGCGAAGGAGCCGAGTCGCGATTACCTGCCGGTGTCGGCGTACGCCCCGGACCTTCGGTTGCGGTGCATGCTGGATGCCACCTCCCTGGCGCCCAAGAACATCGTGGAGGGAGAAATTCAAGTGGACTTTCTGGTGAAACTGGAACGGCATTTTCCAGTGACGTGA